From Miscanthus floridulus cultivar M001 chromosome 15, ASM1932011v1, whole genome shotgun sequence, the proteins below share one genomic window:
- the LOC136507738 gene encoding L10-interacting MYB domain-containing protein-like, translating to MPEIDWNVENTRILCGLMAEQVEKGNRPNTFLNSVGYAAVEKGFKDRTGIELTKGQIKNKWDKLKEDFKAWKKLKMRQTGIGWNNGTIDMDNEWWKKARADILGYGKFRMHPLQNEDELMTCFQGIINVGADHWSPCGANAAMAAAPTLYSVTQQSAQDEEGAALAGEGPTPLRASST from the exons ATGCCGGAAATTGATTGGAACGTAGAGAACACTCGGATCCTTTGTGGTTTGATGGCCGAACAAGTTGAGAAAGGAAATAGGCCAAATACATTCTTGAATTCAGTTGGTTATGCTGCGGTTGAAAAAGGATTCAAAGATAGGACGGGTATTGAATTGACCAAGGGGCAAATCAAGAACAAGTGGGATAAATTGAAGGAAGATTTCAAGGCATGGAAAAAGCTAAAGATGAGGCAAACAGGAATCGGTTGGAATAATGGCACTATTGATATGGACAATGAATGGTGGAAGAAAGCTAGAGCT gaCATTCTAGGCTACGGGAAGTTTAGGATGCATCCCCTTCAAAATGAAGATGAGTTGATGACTTGTTTTCAAGGCATCATTAATGTTGGTGCTGACCATTGGTCCCCTTGTGGCGCCAATGCTGCAATGGCTGCAGCACCTACACTTTATAGTGTGACACAACAATCAGCCCAAGATGAAGAAGGTGCGGCACTAGCTGGGGAAGGTCCAACTCCACTCAGAGCCAGCTCCACCTAG